One Molothrus ater isolate BHLD 08-10-18 breed brown headed cowbird chromosome 4, BPBGC_Mater_1.1, whole genome shotgun sequence genomic window carries:
- the LOC118686206 gene encoding interleukin-8-like, producing MNGKLVAVLALFLISAAVSQGRTLARMGTELRCQCIATHSGFIPPKSIQDVKLTQSGPHCKNVEVIATLKNGKEVCLEPTAPWVQLIVKAIMARAQKNSDSPL from the exons ATGAACGGCAAACTCGTAGCTGTCCTGGCTCTTTTCCTGATCTCAGCAGCTGTGTCTCAAG GCAGGACCCTGGCAAGGATGGGAACCGAGCTGCGGTGCCAGTGCATAGCCACTCATTCTGGGTTCATTCCCCCGAAATCCATTCAGGATGTGAAGCTGACACAGAGCGGCCCCCACTGCAAGAACGTTGAAGTCAT AGCTACTCTGAAGAATGGCAAAGAGGTGTGCTTGGAGCCCACTGCTCCCTGGGTACAGCTGATTGTAAAGGCAATTATGGCCAG GGCTCAAAAAAATTCTGACTCTCCACTCTAA
- the LOC129046676 gene encoding LOW QUALITY PROTEIN: interleukin-8-like (The sequence of the model RefSeq protein was modified relative to this genomic sequence to represent the inferred CDS: inserted 1 base in 1 codon), producing MDGKSVAVTLFLYLVSMAGSEGKALENTDKRGSQCQCVSTHSKFIPPRTIQDVRLSQRGPHCKHVEIIATLRDGREVCMEPAAPWXQLTVKTLLSRARDNVESPVKEKSRKNKRWISARI from the exons ATGGATGGCAAATCTGTTGCTGTCACTTTGTTTCTCTACTTGGTCTCAATGGCAGGGTCAGAAg GTAAGGCCCTGGAGAACACAGATAAAAGAGGCTCCCAATGCCAGTGCGTAAGCACTCATTCCAAGTTCATCCCTCCCAGGACTATTCAGGATGTGAGATTAAGCCAAAGAGGACCTCACTGCAAACATGTGGAGATCAT AGCTACGCTGAGAGATGGCAGGGAAGTGTGCATGGAGCCCGCTGCGCCCT TCCAGCTCACTGTAAAGACTCTGCTATCCAG GGCCAGGGACAATGTTGAGTCACCAGTCAAAGAAAAGTCAAGGAAGAATAAACGTTGGATTTCTGCAAGGATatga
- the LOC118686208 gene encoding interleukin-8-like, translating to MIGKTVAAVLILLLISALGTQGEAVPRSAIELRCQCISTHSKFIHPKFIQNVNLTPSGPHCKNVEVIATLKNGREVCLEPSAPWVKLIIKAILDKANTKPETES from the exons ATGATTGGCAAgactgtggctgctgtgctgatcCTGCTCCTGATCTCAGCACTTGGAACACAAG gtgaGGCGGTGCCACGCTCGGCCATTGAACTCCGGTGCCAGTGCATAAGCACCCATTCCAAGTTCATCCATCCCAAGTTCATCCAAAACGTGAACCTCACCCCCAGCGGACCTCACTGCAAAAATGTTGAAGTCAT AGCTACCCTGAAAAATGGCAGAGAAGTGTGCCTGGAGCCCAGTGCTCCCTGGGTGAAGCTGATCATCAAGGCAATTCTGGACAA GGCCAACACCAAACCTGAGACAGAGTcctaa